In the genome of Rhodoplanes sp. Z2-YC6860, one region contains:
- a CDS encoding ornithine cyclodeaminase family protein yields the protein MALRIVTADDVNRLLAYDKLIDALADAFRADISVPDKIAHFVKLPSGSEAKVLLMPAWTNTGERFIGHKLVNVFPDNAKAGKPSVLGSYVLMSGDTGEPLALIDGTALTLWRTAATSALAARYLAREDAAHLLMIGAGALSPHLVRAHRAVRPISQVTIWNRTRSRAVATAFALSAAGIEPMLADDLEEAMRDADIVSCATLSEKPLVRGAWLKKGAHVDLVGAFTLKTRESDDEAIRRARVYVDSRTVAPKGSGDIAVPLKKKIMTAKDIQGDLFELCRGSAKGRKRKDEITLFKSTGVALEDLAAAMLIWRALGG from the coding sequence ATGGCGCTTCGCATCGTCACCGCCGATGACGTCAATCGGCTTCTCGCCTACGACAAGCTGATCGACGCCCTGGCCGACGCGTTCCGCGCCGACATCTCGGTGCCGGACAAGATCGCGCATTTCGTCAAATTGCCGTCGGGCAGCGAAGCCAAGGTGCTGCTGATGCCCGCCTGGACCAACACCGGCGAGCGCTTCATCGGCCACAAGCTCGTCAACGTGTTTCCCGACAACGCCAAGGCCGGCAAGCCATCCGTGCTCGGCAGCTACGTGCTGATGTCGGGCGACACCGGCGAGCCGCTCGCCCTGATCGACGGCACGGCACTGACGCTGTGGCGAACCGCGGCAACCTCGGCGCTCGCGGCGCGCTATCTTGCTCGCGAGGATGCGGCGCATCTCCTGATGATCGGCGCAGGCGCCCTGAGCCCGCATCTCGTGCGTGCGCATCGCGCCGTGCGCCCGATCAGCCAGGTGACGATCTGGAACAGGACGCGCTCGCGTGCCGTTGCCACGGCGTTTGCGCTGTCGGCCGCCGGCATCGAGCCGATGCTTGCCGACGACCTCGAAGAGGCGATGCGCGACGCCGATATCGTGTCCTGCGCGACGCTCTCCGAGAAGCCTCTGGTGCGCGGCGCCTGGCTGAAGAAGGGCGCGCACGTGGACCTGGTCGGTGCGTTCACGCTGAAAACGCGCGAGTCCGACGACGAAGCGATCCGGCGCGCGCGCGTCTATGTCGACTCGCGAACAGTAGCGCCGAAAGGCTCCGGCGATATCGCGGTACCGCTGAAAAAGAAAATCATGACCGCGAAGGACATCCAGGGCGATCTGTTCGAGCTCTGCCGCGGCAGCGCGAAGGGCCGCAAACGCAAGGACGAGATCACATTGTTCAAATCGACCGGCGTCGCACTCGAAGACCTTGCGGCCGCGATGCTGATCTGGCGTGCGCTTGGCGGCTGA
- a CDS encoding lipopolysaccharide assembly protein LapA domain-containing protein has protein sequence MRKFLSALILVPLGIVIVMFAVANREVITVSFDPFATVSPAFAVKVPLYGLIFALVALGVLVGGIASWLKQQKWRTRARRAEAEARELRARLDALEPRRPMPVPRDTGTSLILPPAA, from the coding sequence ATGCGCAAGTTTCTTTCCGCTCTGATTCTCGTGCCTCTCGGCATCGTCATCGTAATGTTCGCGGTGGCGAATCGCGAAGTCATCACAGTGTCGTTCGACCCGTTCGCCACCGTGAGCCCGGCCTTCGCCGTGAAGGTTCCGCTCTACGGGTTGATCTTCGCCCTCGTTGCGCTTGGCGTGCTGGTCGGCGGCATAGCATCCTGGCTCAAGCAGCAGAAATGGCGGACCCGGGCGCGCCGCGCCGAAGCCGAGGCGCGCGAGTTGCGCGCGAGACTGGACGCACTTGAGCCGAGGCGCCCGATGCCGGTGCCGCGCGACACCGGAACGTCGCTGATCCTGCCGCCCGCCGCCTGA
- a CDS encoding Bug family tripartite tricarboxylate transporter substrate binding protein → MQRITRRKLLAAAAAAPFVIARAKFITPAEAADYPNHPIRVIIPYMAGGVAENIMRLLAVSMEQRLGQKLVLEAKPGAAGNIGTQEVARAAPDGYTLLVAATNNFAINQFVIRMPFDPATALAPIAKVAEVPLVLFSNPAVPVRTLRELIDYARANPGKVNYGIPSLGTVNHLMMERLKQTTGVELTRVPYKGSPEATLALIKNDIQLFPIGLAAVGGHYQAGRLTALAVATEARVPMLPDVPTMAESGFPGFVASNWWGMAAPAGTPDGILDTLAQAVAEAQKTAPVQDRFNVLGMLAPEQSRRQFAAGIKAEAALWRETVQRGRITLE, encoded by the coding sequence ATGCAAAGGATCACTCGCCGAAAACTTCTCGCCGCTGCGGCAGCGGCGCCCTTCGTCATCGCGCGGGCCAAGTTCATCACACCGGCTGAGGCCGCGGATTATCCGAACCATCCGATCCGGGTGATCATCCCGTACATGGCCGGCGGCGTCGCCGAGAACATCATGCGGCTCCTCGCCGTCAGCATGGAACAGCGCCTTGGCCAGAAGCTCGTGCTCGAAGCAAAGCCCGGAGCCGCCGGCAACATCGGCACTCAGGAGGTCGCGCGAGCCGCGCCTGACGGCTACACGCTGCTGGTGGCGGCGACCAACAATTTCGCCATCAACCAGTTCGTCATCCGCATGCCGTTCGATCCGGCGACCGCACTCGCGCCGATCGCCAAGGTCGCGGAGGTGCCCTTGGTGCTGTTCTCCAATCCTGCCGTGCCGGTCCGCACGCTCCGCGAGCTGATCGACTACGCACGTGCCAATCCCGGCAAGGTGAACTACGGGATTCCGAGCCTTGGCACCGTCAACCATCTGATGATGGAGCGGCTGAAGCAGACCACCGGCGTCGAACTGACGCGGGTGCCCTACAAGGGCTCGCCGGAGGCGACCCTGGCGCTCATCAAGAACGACATCCAGCTGTTCCCGATCGGGCTTGCCGCGGTCGGCGGCCACTACCAGGCGGGCCGGCTGACCGCGCTCGCGGTCGCGACCGAAGCCCGTGTGCCGATGCTGCCGGACGTGCCGACCATGGCGGAATCCGGCTTTCCGGGCTTTGTCGCCTCGAACTGGTGGGGCATGGCGGCGCCGGCCGGCACCCCGGACGGCATTCTCGACACCCTCGCCCAGGCGGTCGCCGAGGCGCAGAAGACCGCCCCGGTCCAGGACCGGTTCAACGTTCTGGGCATGCTGGCCCCGGAACAGTCGCGCCGGCAGTTCGCGGCGGGCATCAAGGCCGAGGCCGCGCTGTGGCGGGAGACGGTGCAGCGCGGCCGGATCACGCTGGAATGA
- a CDS encoding integration host factor subunit beta, translated as MIKSELVQQIASANPHLYQRDVENIVNAILNEIVAAMARGDRVELRGFGAFSVKHRPARTGRNPRTGAHVSVAQKSVPFFKTGKEMRERLNKGNPDAALDDDSDDE; from the coding sequence ATGATCAAGTCCGAATTGGTCCAGCAGATTGCATCGGCCAATCCGCATCTCTACCAGCGCGATGTCGAGAACATCGTCAACGCGATCCTCAACGAGATCGTCGCCGCCATGGCGCGCGGCGATCGGGTGGAGCTGCGCGGCTTCGGCGCCTTCTCGGTCAAGCACCGGCCGGCCCGCACCGGCCGCAATCCGCGCACCGGCGCCCATGTGTCGGTGGCGCAGAAGTCCGTGCCGTTCTTCAAGACCGGCAAGGAAATGCGCGAGCGCCTGAACAAGGGCAATCCCGACGCGGCGTTGGACGACGATTCCGACGACGAATAA
- a CDS encoding MarR family winged helix-turn-helix transcriptional regulator encodes MKRAAPIRAADHDDSAEAPAQTSAPDYSGVTDFPMHYFAAIVRQNQLNLTHVLRPFELSVPQWRVLSALAAKDRHTVGQIAEFAVLDRSGLGRLLEQMEMAGLVERTSAPEDRRAVLIRLSPAGKKRRAAAFPLVVAHYRRLLRGISGAEYKALMGLLRRVKANALMMADVSLLESG; translated from the coding sequence ATGAAACGAGCCGCGCCCATCCGTGCAGCCGACCATGACGACAGCGCCGAGGCGCCCGCTCAGACGTCTGCACCCGACTATTCCGGCGTGACCGATTTCCCGATGCATTATTTCGCGGCCATCGTTCGCCAGAACCAGCTCAACCTCACCCATGTGCTGCGGCCGTTCGAGCTGTCGGTGCCGCAATGGCGGGTGCTGTCTGCGCTTGCCGCCAAGGACCGCCACACCGTCGGACAGATCGCCGAATTCGCGGTGCTCGACCGCTCGGGTCTCGGGCGTCTGCTCGAGCAGATGGAAATGGCCGGGCTGGTGGAACGAACCAGCGCGCCGGAGGACCGCCGCGCCGTGCTGATCCGGCTTTCGCCGGCAGGCAAGAAGCGGCGGGCAGCCGCGTTCCCACTTGTCGTCGCACATTATCGCCGGCTGCTGCGGGGGATTTCCGGTGCCGAGTACAAGGCTCTGATGGGTCTGCTTCGGCGGGTCAAAGCCAACGCACTGATGATGGCGGACGTCTCGCTTCTGGAGAGCGGCTGA
- the rpsA gene encoding 30S ribosomal protein S1 — MATATSAAPTREDFAAMLEESFTGGSPQEGQVVKGIVVGIEKDLAVIDVGAKTEGRVALREFTGPGRQGEIKIGDTVEVYLERVENALGEAVLSRDKARREESWGKLELAFKNNEKVQGVIFNQVKGGFTVDLDGAVAFLPRSQVDIRPIRDVTPLMNVGQPFQILKMDRRRGNIVVSRRTVLEETRAEQRQELVQNLEEGQVIDGVVKNITDYGAFVDLGGIDGLLHVTDIAWRRVNHPTEVLNIGQSVKVKIIKINHETHRISLGMKQLLDDPWQNIEAKFPVGAKYTGRVTNITDYGAFVELEPGIEGLIHVSEMSWTKKNVHPGKIVSTSQEVEVQILEVDPVKRRISLGLKQTMRNPWEVFVEKYPPGSTIEGEVKNKTEFGLFLGLDGDVDGMVHLSDLDWKRPGEQVIEDYKKGDKVQAQVLDVDVEKERISLGVKQLQGDPMATAGDMKKGDVVTTEVTEVKESGIDVKIVGGELTSFIKRSELARDRNDQRSDRFAVGQKVDARVVSFDRRASKVQLSIKALEVQEEKEAIAQYGSSDSGATLGDILGTALRRKGEESDKDA; from the coding sequence ATGGCCACTGCTACCAGCGCCGCGCCGACGCGCGAAGATTTTGCCGCGATGCTCGAAGAGTCCTTTACCGGCGGCAGCCCTCAGGAAGGGCAAGTCGTTAAGGGGATCGTCGTCGGAATTGAAAAGGACCTTGCCGTCATCGACGTCGGGGCCAAGACCGAAGGGCGCGTTGCGCTCCGTGAATTCACCGGCCCCGGCCGGCAGGGCGAAATCAAGATCGGCGACACCGTCGAAGTCTATCTGGAGCGCGTCGAGAATGCGCTCGGTGAAGCGGTGCTCTCGCGCGACAAGGCGCGACGCGAGGAAAGCTGGGGCAAGCTCGAGCTGGCCTTCAAGAACAACGAGAAGGTCCAGGGCGTCATCTTCAACCAGGTCAAGGGCGGCTTCACGGTCGATCTCGACGGCGCCGTGGCGTTCCTGCCGCGCTCGCAGGTCGACATCCGGCCGATCCGCGACGTCACCCCGCTGATGAATGTCGGCCAGCCGTTCCAGATCCTGAAGATGGATCGGCGCCGCGGCAATATCGTGGTGTCGCGCCGCACCGTGCTGGAAGAGACCCGCGCAGAGCAGCGCCAGGAGCTGGTGCAGAACCTCGAAGAGGGTCAGGTCATCGACGGCGTGGTCAAGAACATCACCGACTACGGTGCGTTCGTCGACCTCGGCGGCATCGACGGCCTGCTGCACGTCACCGATATCGCCTGGCGTCGCGTCAATCACCCGACCGAGGTGCTCAACATCGGTCAGTCCGTGAAGGTCAAGATCATCAAGATCAACCACGAGACGCACCGCATCTCGCTCGGCATGAAGCAGCTGCTGGACGATCCGTGGCAGAACATCGAGGCCAAGTTCCCGGTCGGCGCCAAGTACACCGGCCGCGTGACGAACATCACCGACTACGGTGCGTTCGTCGAGCTCGAGCCCGGCATCGAAGGCCTGATCCACGTCTCCGAAATGTCGTGGACCAAGAAGAACGTGCATCCGGGCAAGATCGTCTCCACCTCGCAAGAGGTTGAGGTGCAGATCCTCGAAGTCGATCCGGTCAAGCGCCGCATCTCGCTCGGTCTCAAGCAGACCATGCGCAACCCGTGGGAGGTCTTCGTCGAGAAGTATCCGCCGGGCTCCACCATCGAAGGCGAAGTCAAGAACAAGACCGAGTTCGGCCTGTTCCTCGGCCTCGACGGCGACGTGGACGGCATGGTCCATCTCTCCGATCTCGACTGGAAGCGTCCGGGCGAGCAGGTGATCGAGGATTACAAGAAGGGCGACAAGGTCCAGGCTCAGGTGCTGGACGTCGACGTCGAAAAGGAGCGCATCTCGCTCGGCGTCAAGCAGCTCCAGGGCGATCCGATGGCGACCGCCGGCGACATGAAGAAGGGCGACGTCGTCACCACCGAGGTGACCGAGGTCAAGGAATCCGGCATCGACGTGAAGATCGTCGGTGGCGAGCTGACCTCCTTCATCAAGCGCTCGGAACTCGCCCGCGACCGCAACGACCAGCGCTCCGACCGCTTCGCGGTCGGCCAGAAGGTCGACGCCCGTGTCGTCTCGTTCGATCGCCGCGCCTCCAAGGTGCAGCTGTCGATCAAGGCCCTGGAGGTCCAGGAGGAGAAGGAGGCCATCGCTCAGTACGGCTCCTCCGACTCGGGTGCCACCCTCGGCGACATCCTCGGCACGGCGCTCCGCCGCAAGGGCGAGGAATCCGACAAGGACGCCTGA
- a CDS encoding EAL domain-containing protein: MVDIKPHIRTFLADALEELGFVTRSCGRLADVASALDDFDPALIVLGHLAPESEVTKTLHLLVSASFRGRVMLFGGRAATSLIALHELGEQSGLAMLPPLGTPYRDSDLHQNLSPFLPIPASPSMVVDVEEAMRNGWLEMWYQPKIDLREMLPCGAEALIRMRHPTWGIVPPAAFVPKYDDPNLRELSEFVVKRVMQDWTFFAQGRPPLDMTINVPSALLVDRGFVDRLCLQLPDCAAFSSLFVEINSVDVCRDHAVVREAARRLEHYNIGISVGDVMAESSWIDVADFPIAEMQIDGDFINGCADDRAKRAACEMAIEIAKKLQAKTLAKNLERTADCRAACQMDFDAGQGFLFAKPMEANRLVRTMLRRRSAATE, translated from the coding sequence GTGGTCGACATCAAACCGCATATCCGTACGTTTCTCGCGGACGCGCTGGAAGAGCTCGGATTTGTCACGCGTTCCTGTGGGCGGCTCGCTGACGTCGCGAGCGCGCTTGACGATTTCGATCCCGCGCTGATCGTGCTCGGCCATCTGGCTCCCGAAAGCGAAGTCACCAAGACATTGCATCTTCTGGTTTCGGCGAGCTTCCGCGGCCGCGTCATGCTGTTCGGCGGGCGGGCCGCGACCTCGCTGATCGCGCTGCACGAGCTCGGCGAGCAATCGGGTCTCGCCATGCTGCCGCCGCTTGGCACGCCCTATCGCGACAGCGACCTGCATCAGAACCTGTCGCCGTTTCTGCCGATCCCGGCATCGCCCAGCATGGTGGTCGATGTCGAAGAGGCGATGCGAAACGGCTGGCTCGAGATGTGGTATCAGCCCAAGATTGATCTTCGCGAGATGCTGCCGTGCGGCGCGGAGGCGCTGATCCGCATGCGCCATCCGACCTGGGGCATCGTGCCACCCGCGGCCTTCGTGCCGAAATACGACGATCCGAATCTTCGCGAATTGTCGGAGTTCGTCGTCAAGCGGGTGATGCAGGACTGGACGTTCTTCGCGCAGGGCCGCCCGCCCCTCGATATGACGATCAATGTGCCGTCTGCCCTGCTTGTAGACCGCGGTTTTGTCGACCGGCTGTGCCTTCAGCTGCCCGATTGTGCGGCTTTTTCCAGCCTGTTCGTCGAAATCAACAGCGTCGACGTCTGCCGCGACCACGCGGTGGTGCGGGAGGCCGCGCGACGGCTTGAGCATTACAACATCGGCATTTCGGTGGGCGACGTGATGGCCGAATCCTCGTGGATCGATGTCGCCGATTTTCCGATCGCCGAGATGCAGATCGACGGCGACTTCATCAACGGCTGCGCCGACGATCGCGCCAAGCGCGCCGCCTGCGAAATGGCCATCGAGATCGCCAAGAAGCTTCAAGCCAAGACGCTGGCCAAGAACCTTGAGCGGACCGCCGACTGCCGCGCGGCCTGCCAGATGGATTTCGACGCCGGCCAGGGCTTCCTGTTCGCCAAGCCCATGGAGGCGAACCGCCTTGTGCGCACCATGCTGCGGCGGCGCAGCGCCGCGACCGAATAG
- the cmk gene encoding (d)CMP kinase encodes MIIAIDGPAASGKGTLAKKLAAHYGLRHLDTGLLYRAVALAVITAGHKPSDRDRAIAAAKTIDPAKFDETQLKRYDVGEGSSVVSAIPEVRAALFNLQQEFAAAPPGAVLDGRDIGTVICPNAEVKIFVTASPEVRAQRRTNELRGRGETADEKAVLADIIARDERDRSRSTAPLAQAKDAHLLDTSTLGIEAAFQAALALVEKARR; translated from the coding sequence ATGATCATCGCCATCGACGGGCCGGCCGCGTCCGGCAAAGGAACGCTCGCGAAGAAGCTCGCTGCTCATTACGGGCTGCGCCATCTCGACACCGGCCTGCTCTATCGCGCCGTGGCGCTGGCGGTGATCACCGCCGGCCACAAGCCGAGCGACCGCGACCGGGCCATCGCGGCGGCCAAGACGATCGATCCGGCGAAGTTCGATGAGACGCAACTGAAGCGCTACGACGTCGGCGAAGGCTCTTCCGTGGTCTCGGCAATCCCCGAGGTGCGCGCCGCGCTGTTCAACCTGCAGCAGGAGTTTGCCGCGGCGCCGCCCGGCGCGGTTCTCGACGGCCGCGATATCGGCACCGTGATCTGCCCGAACGCCGAGGTGAAGATTTTCGTCACCGCGAGCCCGGAGGTGCGGGCGCAGCGCCGCACCAACGAACTGCGTGGCCGTGGCGAGACGGCCGACGAGAAGGCGGTGCTGGCCGACATTATCGCCCGCGACGAGCGCGACCGCTCGCGCAGCACGGCACCGCTGGCGCAGGCCAAGGACGCCCACCTGCTCGACACCAGCACGCTGGGCATCGAGGCGGCGTTCCAGGCGGCCTTGGCCCTGGTGGAAAAAGCCCGGCGCTGA
- the sppA gene encoding signal peptide peptidase SppA has protein sequence MSLDADQIVDRRRMRRKLTFWRAATIFILIAAVVGGGWIFAERRGAITPMASGSIARVTIEGLIRNNRTRTEALTRLAESDAKAVIVHINSPGGTVAGSEELYDSLMRLKAKKPMVVVVDGLAASGGYIAAMASDRILAQQSSIVGSIGVIFQFPNFTELLKTVGVQVESIKSAPLKASPNGLEPTTPEARAAVESLVKDSFDWFKGLVHDRRGLDQAAVEKVSDGRVYTGRQALELKLIDALGDEFAAVDWLAKEKGINPKTPVRDYRLSPRFGDLPFLHTGAVWMLDAVGLGGLAERFKDLGAVQAMERLNLDGLLALWHPSATN, from the coding sequence ATGTCGCTGGATGCCGATCAGATCGTCGACCGCCGCCGGATGCGGCGCAAACTCACCTTCTGGCGCGCTGCCACGATTTTCATCCTGATCGCCGCCGTGGTGGGCGGCGGATGGATCTTCGCCGAGCGCCGTGGCGCGATTACGCCAATGGCCAGCGGCTCGATCGCCCGAGTCACCATCGAAGGCCTGATCCGCAACAACCGGACGCGCACTGAGGCACTGACGCGGCTCGCCGAATCCGACGCCAAGGCGGTGATCGTCCACATCAACAGCCCTGGCGGCACGGTGGCTGGGTCCGAGGAGCTTTACGACTCGCTGATGCGGCTGAAGGCCAAGAAGCCAATGGTAGTGGTGGTCGACGGACTTGCGGCCTCCGGCGGCTATATCGCCGCGATGGCGTCGGACCGCATCCTGGCGCAGCAGAGCTCCATCGTGGGCTCGATCGGCGTGATCTTCCAGTTCCCGAATTTCACCGAATTGCTCAAGACGGTCGGCGTTCAGGTCGAGAGCATCAAGTCCGCGCCTCTGAAGGCTTCGCCGAACGGACTCGAGCCGACAACGCCCGAGGCCCGCGCCGCGGTGGAATCGCTGGTCAAGGATTCATTCGATTGGTTCAAGGGCCTGGTGCACGACCGCCGCGGCCTCGACCAGGCCGCGGTGGAGAAGGTCTCCGACGGCCGCGTCTATACCGGCCGGCAGGCGCTGGAGCTGAAGCTCATCGATGCGCTGGGCGACGAGTTCGCGGCCGTCGACTGGCTTGCCAAGGAAAAGGGCATCAATCCGAAGACCCCCGTGCGCGACTACCGGCTGAGCCCGCGCTTCGGCGATCTGCCGTTCCTGCACACCGGGGCCGTGTGGATGCTCGATGCGGTCGGATTGGGCGGCCTCGCCGAACGCTTCAAGGATTTGGGCGCCGTGCAGGCCATGGAACGGCTCAACCTTGACGGTCTATTGGCGCTTTGGCACCCTTCAGCGACGAACTGA
- the gntH gene encoding guanitoxin biosynthesis MBL fold metallo-hydrolase GntH codes for MAALRDYYYPNTEPLAPDEMRVIALGTGRPFVRRGQANCSWLIELGNGDKFVMDFGSGSQANFTALEIPPQDVTAYFATHLHADHVGDFAQVWVGSWAGGRVKPLVLYGPSGPEPKYGTEHFVRRQMESLVWDTETRLGLLPDAGAEVEVHEFDFTKTGTVYDRNGVTIKSFPAIHIFDGPVSYRLEWNGLTFVFSGDTTPSQFFVDNAQGADLLVHECFNTVKQLVERSGYPEKSAIGIGTIAHTSPEECGKVLALVKPRLAVAYHFFNDFDTGPEVERDIRKNYDGPLALAQDLMVFNVTREKIATRLAVTPTLVWPNKERHDEFRAAARAKKPTMSRWLADKQLFPKF; via the coding sequence ATGGCAGCACTGCGCGACTACTACTATCCGAACACCGAGCCGCTTGCGCCCGACGAGATGCGCGTCATCGCGCTCGGCACCGGCCGGCCGTTCGTGCGCCGCGGCCAGGCCAACTGCTCGTGGCTCATTGAGTTGGGCAACGGCGACAAGTTCGTCATGGATTTCGGCTCCGGCTCGCAGGCCAATTTCACCGCACTGGAAATTCCGCCGCAGGACGTCACCGCCTACTTCGCGACGCATCTGCACGCCGACCACGTCGGCGACTTCGCGCAGGTTTGGGTGGGAAGCTGGGCCGGCGGCCGGGTGAAGCCTCTGGTGCTCTACGGTCCTTCTGGGCCCGAGCCGAAATACGGCACCGAGCACTTCGTCCGGCGCCAGATGGAATCGCTGGTCTGGGACACCGAGACACGGCTCGGCCTGCTGCCCGACGCCGGCGCCGAGGTTGAAGTCCACGAGTTCGACTTCACCAAAACCGGCACGGTCTACGATCGCAACGGCGTTACGATCAAAAGCTTTCCCGCAATTCATATCTTCGATGGACCGGTCAGCTACCGGCTCGAATGGAACGGGCTGACCTTCGTGTTTTCCGGCGACACGACGCCGAGCCAATTTTTCGTCGACAACGCGCAGGGCGCCGATCTTCTGGTCCACGAATGCTTCAACACCGTGAAGCAGCTCGTCGAGCGCTCCGGCTATCCGGAAAAAAGCGCAATCGGCATCGGCACCATCGCGCACACCTCGCCGGAGGAATGCGGCAAGGTGCTTGCCCTTGTGAAGCCGCGGCTCGCGGTCGCCTATCACTTCTTCAACGACTTCGACACCGGCCCCGAGGTCGAGCGTGACATCCGCAAGAACTACGACGGGCCGCTCGCGCTCGCGCAGGATCTGATGGTGTTCAACGTCACCAGGGAAAAGATCGCCACGCGGCTTGCCGTGACGCCGACGCTGGTGTGGCCCAACAAGGAGCGCCACGACGAATTCCGCGCGGCGGCCCGTGCCAAAAAACCGACCATGTCACGCTGGCTCGCCGACAAGCAGCTCTTTCCCAAATTCTAA
- a CDS encoding phosphoribosylanthranilate isomerase yields MALLVKICGLKTPEALDAALDAGADMVGFVFFPPSPRNLGLEAARLLGERVRGRAKKVALSVDATDTALAAAIEALKPDMLQLHGKETPERVVSVRSRFRLPVMKALPIETRADLSPINGYAKVVDWLLFDGRAPRTATRPGGLGKTFDWTLLERLNPGVPFMLSGGLDADNVAEALRITRAPAVDVSSGVEREPGEKDLDKIRAFVRAAREGEQTLKVANRA; encoded by the coding sequence ATGGCTCTTCTGGTCAAAATCTGCGGCTTGAAAACCCCCGAAGCCCTCGACGCGGCGCTGGACGCCGGCGCCGACATGGTGGGTTTTGTGTTCTTCCCTCCGTCCCCGCGGAACCTCGGCCTCGAGGCCGCGCGGCTCCTGGGTGAACGGGTCAGGGGCCGGGCCAAGAAGGTCGCGCTGTCGGTCGACGCGACAGACACGGCGCTGGCCGCCGCGATCGAGGCGCTGAAGCCCGATATGCTGCAGCTCCATGGCAAAGAGACGCCGGAGCGGGTCGTGTCGGTGCGCTCGCGCTTTCGTTTGCCGGTGATGAAGGCCCTGCCGATCGAGACTCGGGCCGACCTGTCTCCGATCAACGGCTACGCCAAGGTTGTCGACTGGCTCCTGTTCGACGGCCGCGCGCCACGCACCGCGACCCGGCCTGGCGGTCTCGGCAAGACCTTCGACTGGACGCTTCTTGAGCGGCTCAATCCCGGCGTGCCGTTCATGCTCTCGGGCGGGCTCGATGCCGACAATGTCGCCGAGGCGCTTCGCATCACGCGGGCGCCCGCGGTCGATGTGTCGTCGGGCGTCGAGCGCGAGCCCGGCGAAAAGGATCTTGACAAGATCCGCGCCTTTGTGCGCGCAGCACGCGAAGGTGAACAGACGCTCAAAGTGGCGAACCGCGCATGA